From the Prunus dulcis chromosome 4, ALMONDv2, whole genome shotgun sequence genome, one window contains:
- the LOC117624052 gene encoding disease resistance protein RPV1-like, producing the protein MLPSSASSTPKIRAHDVFLSFRGEDTRNSFTDHLYHALNQRGIDTFRDDEKLKRGTFIGPELLKANEESSFAVVILSKEYASSTWCLDELAHIVECMKKRELQVFPVFYHVKPSEVRNQTGSFSQAFAKHEEKTVLGEVGKWRKALTEIAIISGWDLDKASL; encoded by the exons ATGCTGCCATCATCCGCTTCTTCAACCCCTAAAATACGGGCACACGATGTGTTTCTCAGTTTTAGGGGTGAGGACACCCGAAATAGTTTTACGGACCATTTATACCATGCTTTGAACCAGAGAGGAATTGATACCTTTAGGGATGATGAAAAACTGAAGAGAGGAACATTCATCGGCCCAGAACTCTTGAAAGCCAATGAAGAATCGAGTTTTGCAGTAGTCATTCTTTCAAAAGAGTATGCTTCTTCAACGTGGTGTTTGGATGAACTTGCACATATTGTTGAATGCATGAAAAAGAGGGAACTCCAAGTTTTCCCGGTTTTCTATCACGTCAAACCATCCGAGGTGAGAAATCAAACTGGAAGCTTTAGCCAGGCCTTTGCcaaacatgaagaaaagaCCGTACTGGGGGAGGTGGGCAAGTGGAGGAAAGCTTTAACGGAAATAGCCATTATCAGCGGATGGGATTTGGATAAAGCCAG TCTATAG
- the LOC117625456 gene encoding disease resistance protein RUN1-like, with the protein MTPSDNDDRLVGMNSRIEKMEAFLDLKERDDVRTIGIWGMGGIGKTTLAQLVFNNICNQFQASCFLGNVKDKSKNPDLVVSLQKVLFKKLLYSGDDIHNVHMGINSLSRRLPSKKVLIVLDDLDHKKQIEDLVGMDWLGPGSRIIITTRNEHLLKAYGVHHIYEVEKLNDEEAFQLFCKKAFKKGHKMADDYTNLSKGVVKYANGLPLALEVLGYALCGRELGEWESEFAKLKEHHDDNIIDVLRISYDGLDETEKQIFLDIACFFKGEDHDRVFNILDACDFYPKRGIRVLKEKCLVKVIEGNRLWMHDLVQQMGWSVVLRDSLDPGERSRLWVNESVSDYKDSRSWHDVNNVLEDNLHVAEIAYENQFVTETQKVDHGTVIHLEKIQFLHDNLLAAHTVWVNPAETDCLSRDGVKESHCPAVAMRMLGFSPIREMLDASICVSLGTDEAPSNNRMSIVDEMYLASLINKGREVHTNGTTDPTALPAETVLKLNGDFKL; encoded by the exons ATGACGCCAAGTGATAACGATGACCGTTTAGTTGGAATGAATTCTCGTATAGAGAAAATGGAGGCGTTCTTGGATTTGAAGGAGCGTGATGATGTTCGTACCATAGGGATTTGGGGGATGGGGGGCATTGGCAAGACAACTCTGGCTCAACTAGTGTTTAATAATATCTGCAACCAGTTTCAAGCTAGCTGCTTTCTTGGCAATGTCAAAGACAAATCTAAAAACCCTGATCTAGTAGTTTCCTTGCAGAAAGTTCTTTTCAAAAAACTGCTCTATAGCGGGGATGACATACATAACGTCCATATGGGAATCAATTCATTGAGCAGACGATTGCCTTCTAAAAAGGTGCTTATCGTTTTGGACGATCTCGatcataaaaaacaaatagaagATTTAGTTGGAATGGATTGGTTGGGTCCAGGGAGCAGAATCATTATAACAACTAGAAATGAGCACTTGTTGAAGGCATATGGAGTGCACCACATATATGAGGTTGAGAAACTGAACGATGAAGAAGCCTTTCAGCTCTTCTGTAAGAAAGCCTTCAAGAAAGGCCACAAGATGGCTGATGACTACACAAACCTGTCCAAGGGTGTTGTCAAATATGCCAATGGCCTCCCTTTAGCTCTTGAAGTTCTGGGTTACGCCTTGTGCGGAAGAGAGCTAGGTGAATGGGAGAGTGAATTTGCTAAACTGAAGGAACATCATGATGACAACATTATTGACGTGCTTCGAATAAGTTATGATGGATTAGACGAAACCGAGAAGCAAATCTTTTTGGACATTGCATGTTTCTTCAAAGGAGAGGATCACGATCGTgtatttaatattttggacGCTTGTGACTTTTATCCAAAAAGAGGTATCAGGGTCCTCAAGGAAAAATGTCTAGTTAAAGTTATTGAAGGAAACAGATTGTGGATGCATGATTTAGTACAGCAAATGGGTTGGAGCGTTGTTCTCAGAGATTCTCTTGACCCAGGCGAACGCAGCAGGTTATGGGTTAATGAAAGTGTCTCGGACTATAAAGATAGCAGGTCGTGGCATGACGTGAACAATGTACTCGAGGATAATTTG CATGTTGCAGAGATAGCATATGAGAATCAATTTGTGACAGAGACGCAAAAAGTTGACCATGGCACAGTCATACACTTGGAGAAGATACAGTTTCTTCACGACAATTTGCTAGCGGCTCATACAGTTTGGGTCAACCCTGCTGAG ACTGATTGTCTTTCAAGGGATGGGGTCAAAGAATCTCACTGCCCTGCTGTTGCAATGAGAATGCTTGGATTTTCACCTATAAGAGAGATGCTCGATGCTAGCATCTGTGTCTCTTTGGGAACAGATGAGGCACCCTCAAATAATAGAATGAGCATAG TTGATGAGATGTACCTGGCTTCTCTGATTAACAAAGGACGGGAAGTTCATACAAATGGGACAACTGATCCTACTGCTCTTCCTGCTGAAACAGTTCTCAAGCTAAATGGCGACTTTAAACTCTGA